One region of Bacteroidetes bacterium GWF2_43_63 genomic DNA includes:
- a CDS encoding galactoside O-acetyltransferase has translation METSFYSREELQNLGFSKIGDHVLISRFARFYNISAISIGNNVRIDDFCILSGNISLGNNIHISAFCALYGSNEIIMNDYSGLSPRTTIFSTSDDFSGEFMVGPMIPDEYRNVNGGQVIIGKYVQIGAGCVVFPDLKINDGVTVGALSLINKSLEPWTIYAGIPARIIKKRSGKIVELAGKYSESK, from the coding sequence ATGGAAACATCATTTTATAGCCGCGAAGAACTTCAAAACTTAGGATTTTCGAAAATCGGTGATCATGTTCTCATCAGCAGATTTGCAAGATTTTACAACATTTCTGCTATTTCTATCGGAAACAACGTAAGAATTGATGATTTCTGTATTTTATCGGGTAACATTTCACTTGGCAACAATATTCACATATCCGCATTTTGCGCACTTTACGGATCTAACGAAATAATAATGAATGATTATTCCGGATTATCTCCTAGAACAACTATTTTCAGCACATCGGATGATTTTTCAGGCGAGTTTATGGTTGGTCCCATGATTCCGGATGAATACAGAAATGTTAACGGGGGTCAAGTTATCATTGGGAAATATGTACAAATAGGTGCCGGTTGTGTTGTTTTCCCCGATTTGAAAATTAACGACGGAGTAACGGTGGGAGCACTATCATTAATAAATAAGTCGCTTGAACCATGGACCATATATGCTGGGATCCCAGCTCGGATTATAAAAAAAAGGTCTGGAAAAATTGTTGAATTAGCTGGTAAATATTCAGAGAGTAAATGA